A genomic window from Zingiber officinale chloroplast, complete genome includes:
- the psbA gene encoding photosystem II protein D1, with the protein MTAILERRESTSLWGRFCNWITSTENRLYIGWFGVLMIPTLLTATSVFIIAFIAAPPVDIDGIREPVSGSLLYGNNIISGAIIPTSAAIGLHFYPIWEAASVDEWLYNGGPYELIVLHFLLGVACYMGREWELSFRLGMRPWIAVAYSAPVAAAAAVFLIYPIGQGSFSDGMPLGISGTFNFMIVFQAEHNILMHPFHMLGVAGVFGGSLFSAMHGSLVTSSLIRETTENESANEGYRFGQEEETYNIVAAHGYFGRLIFQYASFNNSRSLHFFLAAWPVIGIWFTALGISTMAFNLNGFNFNQSVVDSQGRVINTWADIINRANLGMEVMHERNAHNFPLDLAAVEVSSTNG; encoded by the coding sequence ATGACTGCAATTTTAGAGAGACGCGAAAGTACAAGCCTATGGGGTCGCTTCTGCAACTGGATAACCAGCACTGAAAACCGTCTTTACATTGGATGGTTCGGTGTTTTGATGATCCCTACCTTATTGACCGCAACTTCTGTATTTATTATCGCCTTCATTGCTGCCCCTCCAGTAGATATTGATGGTATTCGTGAACCAGTTTCTGGTTCTCTACTTTATGGAAATAATATTATTTCTGGTGCCATTATTCCTACTTCCGCAGCTATAGGTTTGCATTTTTACCCAATTTGGGAAGCAGCATCCGTTGATGAGTGGTTATACAATGGCGGTCCTTACGAGTTAATTGTTCTACATTTTTTACTTGGTGTAGCTTGTTACATGGGTCGTGAGTGGGAACTAAGTTTCCGTTTGGGTATGCGTCCTTGGATTGCTGTTGCATATTCAGCTCCTGTTGCAGCAGCAGCTGCTGTTTTCTTGATCTATCCTATTGGTCAAGGAAGTTTTTCTGATGGTATGCCTTTAGGAATATCTGGTACTTTCAACTTCATGATTGTATTCCAGGCAGAACACAACATTCTTATGCACCCATTTCACATGTTAGGTGTAGCTGGTGTATTCGGCGGCTCCCTATTTAGTGCTATGCATGGTTCCTTGGTAACCTCTAGTTTGATCAGGGAAACCACTGAAAACGAATCTGCTAATGAAGGTTACAGATTCGGCCAAGAGGAAGAGACTTATAATATCGTAGCTGCTCATGGTTATTTTGGGCGATTGATCTTCCAATATGCTAGTTTCAACAATTCTCGTTCTTTACATTTCTTCTTGGCTGCTTGGCCTGTAATTGGTATTTGGTTCACTGCTTTAGGTATTAGCACTATGGCTTTCAACCTAAATGGTTTTAATTTTAACCAATCTGTAGTTGACAGTCAGGGTCGTGTTATTAACACTTGGGCTGATATCATCAACCGTGCAAACCTTGGTATGGAAGTAATGCATGAACGTAATGCTCACAATTTCCCTCTAGACCTAGCTGCTGTTGAAGTTTCATCTACAAATGGATAA